The Synergistaceae bacterium sequence CCGCCGATGCGGTAGATCCCGGCGAAGCCGCCGACGCCGCCGACTGAATGCGGGTCTTTAGGGTGCGCCGCGATAAGGCCTTTGATCGTTTCGACCCATGCGTCACCTGCTGAGATGCTGACCCCGGCTTTATCGTAACTGAGTTTTTCACCCATGATCATGAACCCTCTTTCGTCCCATTTTTTGAGGGGAGATACTTACCAGTGAAACATGCCGTGCATAGCTGCTCTTCCGGAAATCCGACAGACGCGGCGAGATCTTCGTTGGAGAGATAACCGAGCGAGTCTGCGCCGATTTTTTTACGAAGCTCTTCCATTGTCATATTTGCCGCAGCCAGCGGTTCATCTTTTCTTGTGTCTATCCCGTATCTGCATGGATAAAGGACCGGGGGGGAAGCGATGCGCAGATGTACCTCCGCCGCGCCTGAGCCGCGTATCATAGATACGATCTGCTCCGCCGTCGTGCCCCTGATTATGGAATCGTCAATTAAGACGGTCTTTTTGCCGCCGAAGACCTCTGATATAGGGTTCAACTTAATTCTGACGCCGAGCTCCCTGACTTTCTGGGTCGGCTGTATGAACGTGCGCCCGACGTAGCGATTTCTCACTATCGCCATTTCAAGCGGTGTTTTTGATTCCTGTGCGTAGCCTATTGCGGCGGTCGTGCCGCTGTCAGGCAGCCCGACCGCCAGTTCTGCCCCCTGGCAGGGAGATGTCAGAGCAAGACGTCTGCCCATCTCCTTGCGCGCCCCGTATACGGAACGGCCGTCGATAATGCTGTCCGGACGCGCCGTATACACATATTCAAACGAGCATCTCATGCTGCGGCATGGAGCGCTGTGCTGTATCCTGAGGCTTCTCATGCCCCTGTCGTCTATAACCAGTATCTCTCCGGGTTCGACATCGCGCAGCAGCTTTGCGCCTACTATGTCGAGCGCGCATGATTCCGATGCCACATAGAATGTCCCGTTGTTCTCCCCGACAGCGAGGGGTTTGAATCCCCACGGGTCGCGGGCCGCCACGAGGCAGTTCTCAAGGAGGACCACAAGGCCGTATGAGCCTTCTGTCCTGCGAAGTGCGTCCACAAGCGCATCGAGCGGCTGCATGTGCGACTTTTGCGCCATGAGGTGCAGGATAGCTTCGGAGTCAGTAGCGGAATGAAATATCGCGCCTCGGGACTCAAGCTGTTTTGTGAGTTCCGGCAGATTTGTGATATGCCCGTCATGTGACACCGCGGCAGGGCCGCGGGCGTAATTTGCGCCGATCGGCAGCACGTTATGGGGCTGGGAACCGACTATGGGCGCGTAGCGCACATGCCCTATGGCGCAGTGGGCGGTCTCCTCGGAGAGCTCCTGCTGATCTATGGCGTTGTGCAAAAGTCCCATCCCGCGGGCGGAGGCTATCCTGCCGCATTCTATCCAGGCTATTCCCGCAGACTCCTGTCCCCTGTGCTGGAGCGCATAGAGGCCGAGGTAGACCTCTTCTAGCACCTTCCTGCCCGATGTGCTGTAAGCTCCGAAAACACCGCTCATATCGTTTTACGCCGATATCCTCTTCCATATCTCTTCGTAGGCTCCCAGGACGTTGCCGAGGTCCTTGCGAAAACGGTCCTTGTCAAGGCGGTCGCCGGTGGAGCTGTCCCAGAAGCGGCATGTGTCGGGAGATAT is a genomic window containing:
- the purF gene encoding amidophosphoribosyltransferase, with the protein product MSGVFGAYSTSGRKVLEEVYLGLYALQHRGQESAGIAWIECGRIASARGMGLLHNAIDQQELSEETAHCAIGHVRYAPIVGSQPHNVLPIGANYARGPAAVSHDGHITNLPELTKQLESRGAIFHSATDSEAILHLMAQKSHMQPLDALVDALRRTEGSYGLVVLLENCLVAARDPWGFKPLAVGENNGTFYVASESCALDIVGAKLLRDVEPGEILVIDDRGMRSLRIQHSAPCRSMRCSFEYVYTARPDSIIDGRSVYGARKEMGRRLALTSPCQGAELAVGLPDSGTTAAIGYAQESKTPLEMAIVRNRYVGRTFIQPTQKVRELGVRIKLNPISEVFGGKKTVLIDDSIIRGTTAEQIVSMIRGSGAAEVHLRIASPPVLYPCRYGIDTRKDEPLAAANMTMEELRKKIGADSLGYLSNEDLAASVGFPEEQLCTACFTGKYLPSKNGTKEGS